One segment of Tenrec ecaudatus isolate mTenEca1 chromosome 1, mTenEca1.hap1, whole genome shotgun sequence DNA contains the following:
- the LOC142431425 gene encoding olfactory receptor 7E178-like: MESQNLTEFLLLGLSADPVLQPLLFGLFLSMYLITVAGNLLIILAVYSDQHLHTPMYFFLSNLSLVDISFVSTTVPKMLVNIQTQNKSITYVGCLTQVSFFYLFGFLDNILLMVMAYDRFVAICHPLHYEAIMHPHRCVSLILASFIVSLLNSQLQCLMVSQLSFCTSVEIPHFFCDSLQLIKFACSDTTTIIILVYCVCALFGGVPASGILFSYTRIISSILRVSSPSGKHKAFSTCGSHLSVVCLFYGTGIGVYLSSAISSSTRKSAVASVMYTLVTPMLNPFIYSLRNKDIKIALWRLLSSA, from the coding sequence ATGGAGTCACAAAATCTAACGGAATTCCTCCTCCTGGGCCTTTCTGCGGATCCAGTActgcagcccctcctctttgGGCTGTTCCTGTCCATGTACCTGATCActgtggcaggaaacctgctcatcatcctggctGTCTATTCTGACCAACACCtccacacccccatgtacttcttcctctctaACCTCTCCTTGGTGGACATCAGTTTCGTCTCCACCACAGTCCCAAAGATGCTGGTGAACATCCAGACACAGAACAAATCCATCACCTATGTGGGCTGCCTGACACAAGTATCCTTTTTTTATCTCTTCGGGTTTTTGGACAATATTTTGCTCATGGTGATGGCATATGACAGGTTTGTGGCCATATGTCACCCGCTGCACTACGAAGCCATCATGCACCCTCACCGCTGTGTGAGTCTCATTTTGGCATCTTTTATCGTCAGCCTTTTGAACTCTCAGTTGCAATGTTTGATGGTATCACAGCTGAGCTTCTGCACAAGTGTAGAAATACCTCATTTCTTCTGTGACTCTCTTCAGCTCATTAAATTTGCTTGTTCTGACACAACCACCATCATCATATTAGTGTATTGTGTGTGTGCCCTCTTTGGTGGTGTTCCAGCCTCAGGGATCCTTTTCTCTTACACTCGAATTATCTCCTCAATTCTGAGAGTCTCATCTCCAAGTGGGAAGCAtaaagccttctccacctgtggcTCCCACCTGTCCGTTGTTTGCTTATTTTATGGAACAGGAATTGGAGTGTACCTCAGTTCAGCTATATCATCTTCTACCAGGAAGAGTGCAGTGGCTTCAGTGATGTACACCTTGGTCACCCCCATGCTGAACCCCTTCATCTACAGCCTGAGAAACAAGGACATCAAGATAGCTCTATGGAGGCTCCTTAGCAGTGCCTAG